Proteins co-encoded in one Myxococcales bacterium genomic window:
- a CDS encoding DUF998 domain-containing protein — MTSRVLAAPPTPASGQAAGGTFAVGSPRARIVTSGLAGLLGASLFAASIVSLQVVRPDVDWARDYVSDLANGHFGWVFISATLAHGLGNLATSVGLHLSLERSLLRTWAVFIFRVGAAGIMVGAVVTTDAPGAAPTTAGLVHGAIATGSFVLQLLAVLLFSAEFARQPHWRGRRRWSFVLAMLAAVALVVFFASVRLRYMTGLAERLALGTPLAWELWAAYQLSRWVATPRRPLVTSKQAENVT, encoded by the coding sequence ATGACCAGCCGCGTACTGGCTGCGCCCCCGACCCCCGCCTCCGGGCAGGCAGCCGGCGGCACCTTCGCCGTGGGCAGTCCTCGAGCACGCATTGTGACCAGCGGGCTTGCCGGGCTGCTGGGCGCATCGCTGTTCGCGGCATCGATCGTCTCCTTGCAGGTCGTCCGCCCCGACGTCGACTGGGCACGCGACTACGTGAGCGACTTGGCGAATGGACACTTCGGATGGGTGTTCATCTCCGCCACCCTCGCGCACGGCCTGGGCAACCTCGCGACGAGCGTGGGGCTTCACCTTTCGCTCGAGCGCAGTCTACTCCGAACCTGGGCGGTCTTTATCTTCCGTGTCGGCGCCGCAGGCATCATGGTGGGTGCCGTCGTCACGACCGATGCACCGGGAGCAGCTCCGACCACCGCCGGACTCGTCCATGGTGCCATCGCGACCGGATCCTTCGTGTTGCAACTGCTCGCGGTGTTGCTGTTCTCAGCCGAATTTGCGCGTCAACCCCATTGGCGCGGACGGAGACGCTGGTCCTTCGTGCTGGCGATGCTCGCGGCGGTGGCGCTGGTTGTTTTTTTCGCCTCCGTTCGCCTTCGTTACATGACGGGGCTCGCCGAGCGCCTGGCGCTGGGGACGCCGCTAGCGTGGGAGCTCTGGGCCGCATATCAGCTCAGCCGTTGGGTAGCGACCCCACGCCGACCGCTCGTCACGAGCAAACAAGCGGAGAACGTGACATGA
- a CDS encoding DUF4395 family protein, whose protein sequence is MTQIRAVTLRNLDKQGFAGLDDVAKSRQAWPLRFTPAVSVSLIVIGLALQSPWWLAGIALVALSGALLPRGMLIDTLYNIGVRHLFRAPPLPPTPKPRQFSYLISTAFLSASAVLFYAGLPVLGSVVGGSVAIAGTVLATTHWCLGSFYYRLIFRARMPRLKTGRQPAAETKH, encoded by the coding sequence ATGACCCAGATCCGGGCAGTCACACTCAGAAACCTGGACAAGCAGGGATTCGCCGGTCTCGATGATGTCGCCAAATCCCGTCAGGCGTGGCCGCTACGGTTCACACCCGCGGTGAGCGTCAGCCTGATCGTGATCGGGCTGGCCCTTCAGTCACCGTGGTGGCTGGCGGGCATTGCGCTGGTGGCGCTGAGTGGCGCGCTGCTGCCGAGAGGCATGCTGATCGACACGCTCTACAACATCGGCGTGCGGCATCTGTTCCGTGCGCCCCCGTTGCCTCCGACGCCGAAACCCCGTCAGTTCTCCTACCTCATCTCGACCGCGTTCTTGAGCGCCTCGGCCGTGCTCTTCTACGCCGGGTTGCCGGTGCTGGGCTCCGTGGTGGGTGGGTCAGTAGCCATCGCTGGCACCGTCCTTGCCACGACGCATTGGTGTCTCGGCTCCTTCTACTACCGGCTGATCTTCCGCGCGAGAATGCCAAGACTGAAGACCGGGCGGCAGCCGGCAGCCGAAACGAAACACTGA
- a CDS encoding glycosidase → MSGFQLHRFGQIMEPEPGNQLEIEGVLNPAAVRGPDGHLYLFPRLVARGNYSRIGIVRVRFNQAGDPAGVERLGIALEPEADYELRADGGGGCEDPRVTFVEQLRLYVMTYTALSPIGPRIALAISEDLFHWKRLGLATFSPYRGIDFVHVDNKDASLFPLAIPNHAGKMQLAILHRPLFPGTLPEETACRDASRVVDLDHESIWISYCPMALDGTEAHQFGLFNSHHRLATPVSPWEMLKIGGGAPPILTRHGWLIVYHGVSEVPEPRGDERSLCYSAGVMVLSKEHPRVLLYRSEEPVLAPLLPQERRGAVSNVVFPTGIDQRLDLGLPDRIDIYYGMADNRIGAARLDVPERLPSGAPADRPANHEKQHGSGGGEQRGVTPAFAKTSTSCCSPGEAGRGSHPDIATG, encoded by the coding sequence ATGAGCGGCTTTCAGTTGCACCGCTTTGGGCAGATCATGGAGCCGGAGCCGGGCAATCAGCTCGAGATCGAGGGCGTCCTGAATCCGGCGGCCGTTCGTGGCCCAGATGGTCACCTGTATCTCTTCCCCCGGCTTGTCGCGCGGGGCAATTATTCGCGCATCGGCATCGTCCGCGTGCGGTTCAATCAAGCCGGCGATCCGGCAGGCGTAGAGCGACTCGGCATTGCTCTCGAGCCGGAGGCTGATTACGAGCTGCGAGCGGACGGTGGCGGCGGTTGCGAGGATCCGCGCGTCACCTTTGTGGAACAGCTGCGGCTTTACGTCATGACCTACACGGCGCTCTCGCCCATCGGTCCAAGGATCGCCCTCGCCATATCGGAGGATTTGTTTCACTGGAAGCGACTGGGGCTCGCAACCTTTTCTCCGTATCGCGGCATCGATTTCGTCCACGTGGACAACAAGGACGCGAGCCTCTTCCCGCTCGCCATTCCCAATCACGCCGGGAAAATGCAGCTGGCGATCCTGCATCGGCCCCTCTTCCCCGGCACCCTTCCCGAGGAGACCGCCTGCCGGGATGCGTCCCGGGTGGTGGATCTCGATCACGAGAGCATCTGGATTTCCTACTGCCCCATGGCCCTGGATGGCACTGAGGCGCATCAGTTTGGCCTGTTCAACTCACATCACCGGCTCGCGACTCCGGTGTCGCCTTGGGAGATGCTGAAGATCGGCGGTGGCGCTCCGCCCATCCTCACTCGTCATGGCTGGCTGATCGTTTACCACGGCGTGAGCGAAGTGCCCGAGCCACGAGGTGACGAACGCTCTCTGTGCTACTCGGCTGGGGTGATGGTGCTCTCGAAGGAGCATCCGCGCGTGCTCCTTTATCGATCGGAGGAGCCGGTGTTGGCGCCCTTGCTGCCGCAAGAGCGGCGGGGAGCGGTCTCCAACGTCGTCTTCCCCACCGGCATCGACCAGCGCCTCGATCTCGGCTTGCCGGATCGCATCGACATCTACTACGGGATGGCCGACAACCGGATCGGCGCGGCTCGCCTCGACGTGCCCGAACGCCTGCCGTCAGGGGCACCCGCCGATCGCCCGGCCAACCATGAAAAGCAACACGGATCTGGCGGAGGAGAGCAACGCGGGGTGACCCCGGCGTTCGCGAAGACGAGCACGTCTTGCTGCTCGCCCGGGGAGGCCGGCAGAGGAAGCCACCCCGATATTGCCACGGGCTGA
- a CDS encoding YHS domain-containing protein: MTMNQTTTTMTKDPVCGMTVDPSTALHAERDGNTFHFCGEHCREKFLSTAASAKPENKSGGCCS, from the coding sequence ATGACCATGAATCAAACGACCACAACCATGACCAAAGACCCTGTGTGCGGAATGACCGTGGACCCATCGACGGCTCTCCACGCCGAGCGCGATGGGAATACGTTCCACTTCTGCGGCGAGCACTGTCGGGAAAAGTTCTTGTCCACCGCGGCCAGTGCCAAACCGGAGAACAAGTCTGGAGGCTGCTGTAGCTGA
- a CDS encoding MFS transporter: MTRKLFALSLSIALAMSGVGIILPVVPSHIERLGLASASTAQVALHVSLLAAGYALMYLLFAPLWGRLSDSLGRRPLLVIGLTGFAIGQALCGFATSLAVVYAIRLGTGIVSAAIIPAAFAFVADTTNEEQRTRGMAQLSAAGGIGFVIGPALGGLLGGIHLPTSGLPVADFSLPFFAASGCALLALLTLRWVKEPVVPATAQPPGSVAWIGLTRRIGLPLAVAMAGQVAVALFETTFALHARTDLGMSLVEIGTVFMMCGLMMLVVQLGAVARLARRFGEVHLASAALALMGLSLTLLASAHSTATVFALVASYGIGMGLLTPAVSALVSRRGGAHAGAALGLESGAKSLGQIAGPVLGGVLFGASVAIPFWLASGLLLGLAPVFAWSGRRTLEPPSGRAAKGKLVLLKQEAR; encoded by the coding sequence ATGACGCGCAAGCTCTTTGCGCTGTCGCTTTCAATCGCCCTGGCGATGTCCGGCGTCGGGATCATTTTACCCGTCGTGCCCTCCCACATCGAGCGCCTGGGGCTCGCCAGCGCATCGACCGCACAAGTGGCGTTGCACGTCAGCCTGTTGGCGGCTGGTTACGCGCTCATGTACTTGCTTTTTGCGCCCCTCTGGGGCCGTCTCTCGGATTCGCTCGGCAGGCGGCCACTTCTGGTGATCGGGCTCACCGGATTCGCAATCGGGCAAGCGCTCTGTGGTTTCGCTACCTCGCTGGCGGTCGTGTACGCGATTCGCCTGGGAACCGGCATCGTCTCGGCAGCGATCATCCCCGCCGCCTTCGCTTTCGTGGCCGACACGACCAACGAGGAGCAACGAACGCGCGGTATGGCGCAGTTGAGCGCGGCAGGCGGCATCGGTTTCGTGATCGGCCCGGCCCTCGGCGGGCTCCTGGGCGGCATCCACCTCCCCACCAGTGGGCTGCCCGTCGCGGACTTCTCGCTGCCCTTCTTCGCCGCCTCAGGTTGCGCTCTGCTCGCGCTCCTCACGCTGCGCTGGGTCAAAGAGCCGGTGGTCCCCGCGACCGCGCAGCCGCCGGGCTCCGTGGCGTGGATCGGCCTCACCCGCCGGATCGGGCTGCCCTTGGCAGTGGCAATGGCCGGACAAGTCGCCGTCGCGCTCTTCGAAACCACGTTCGCCCTTCACGCACGCACTGACCTCGGCATGAGCCTAGTCGAGATCGGGACAGTGTTCATGATGTGCGGCCTGATGATGCTCGTGGTCCAGCTCGGCGCGGTCGCTCGCCTCGCACGCCGTTTTGGCGAAGTGCATCTCGCCTCGGCGGCCCTCGCGCTCATGGGGCTGAGCCTGACCCTCTTGGCTTCGGCGCACAGCACCGCCACCGTGTTTGCGCTGGTCGCCTCGTATGGGATCGGAATGGGGCTGCTCACGCCGGCCGTGTCGGCGCTCGTGTCGAGGCGCGGCGGCGCACATGCGGGGGCCGCACTGGGACTCGAAAGCGGTGCCAAGAGCCTGGGTCAGATCGCTGGCCCAGTCCTCGGCGGTGTGCTCTTCGGCGCCTCCGTGGCCATTCCTTTCTGGCTCGCCAGCGGACTGCTCCTCGGCCTCGCCCCTGTCTTCGCATGGAGCGGTCGACGCACGCTCGAACCCCCGAGCGGTCGGGCGGCGAAAGGCAAGCTCGTGTTGCTCAAGCAGGAGGCGAGATGA